The nucleotide sequence GTTGGTGAGCCCGAGATCCGCGCCGGGCACCGCCGCGCGGATGGCCTCGGCCACGAGGATGCCGAGCGGGCTGGGCGCATCGTGCTTGCGCGTGAGCGGCGTGGCCATGGTCACGCCGATGGGCGCCTCCTGCTGCGCCTTCACCGCGGCCAGGAACGGCGCCATCGTCTTCTCGATCTTCTCGTCCGGCACCAGCTTCTGATCGAGGAACTTGGCGTCCGTCTCGCCGGTGCTGTTCTCGCGCACGCGGCAGCCGCCCTCGGCCCAGTCCTGCATGCACACGTCGACGGGCGGGTGGATGTTGGTGGTCACCTTCCCTGCCGAATCGACGCACGCCTCCACCCAACCGAACGACGCGCCGTAGCTCCCGGCCTCGCTCACCGCCACGCCCTTCACGAACTGCGCGATGTACTTGTGCGTGTGCCCGGCAATGGCCACGTCGAGCGTGCCTTCGGGGAGCGCGTCGAGGAGCGACCAGAGCTCGCTGTGCGCGTTGCAGCTGGAGTTGTCGTGCGGGTCGTCGATCTTGGCGCAGTCGCCGCCGATGTGCGCGACGAGCACCACCACCTTCGCGCCCTGCTTGCGCAGCGAAGCGGCCTCGCGCTTCACGTCGTCGGCGGGGTTGCGGAACTCCAGCGAGGCCACGTTGAGCGGCACGGTCACGGTGGGCGTGTCGGGCGTGATGGCGCCGATGACGCCGACCTTCACGCCGTTCACGGTGACCAGCGCGCTCGGCTTCAAGTTCTTCCAGGTGGGCCGCTTGCCGGTCTGCGCGTCGTAGATGTTGCATGCGAGGAACGGAAAGTGCGCCTCGGTCATGCGCTTCTTGATCGCGCCGAGCAGGTCCGGCTCCGTCTTCTCGGGGCCGAAGTCGAACTCGTGGTTGCCCAGCGCCGCGGCCTGGTAGCCGAGCGCGTTGTACGCCGCGATCACCGCCGCGCCCTTGGAGAGGTTCGACGGGACCGTGCCCTGGAAGAGATCGCCGCCGTCGAGCAGCAGCGTCTGCTTGGGGTACTTCGCGCGGAGGATGTCGAGGTACGCCGCGAAGTCGGCGAGGCCACCCTGCTGCACCTCGATGGGCTTCTGCACCGCCGGCTCGGGCGGCTTGGCCTGGGGATCTGCCGAGGGCGGCTTGGCCTCGGGCGCCGGCGGCTTGG is from Deltaproteobacteria bacterium and encodes:
- a CDS encoding bifunctional metallophosphatase/5'-nucleotidase, producing the protein MLAWLPALLLAANTTAADHKAPKCVQIIGTNDLHGHIEPDIHRAKPPAPEAKPPSADPQAKPPEPAVQKPIEVQQGGLADFAAYLDILRAKYPKQTLLLDGGDLFQGTVPSNLSKGAAVIAAYNALGYQAAALGNHEFDFGPEKTEPDLLGAIKKRMTEAHFPFLACNIYDAQTGKRPTWKNLKPSALVTVNGVKVGVIGAITPDTPTVTVPLNVASLEFRNPADDVKREAASLRKQGAKVVVLVAHIGGDCAKIDDPHDNSSCNAHSELWSLLDALPEGTLDVAIAGHTHKYIAQFVKGVAVSEAGSYGASFGWVEACVDSAGKVTTNIHPPVDVCMQDWAEGGCRVRENSTGETDAKFLDQKLVPDEKIEKTMAPFLAAVKAQQEAPIGVTMATPLTRKHDAPSPLGILVAEAIRAAVPGADLGLTNAGGVRADLPGGSLKFGQLFEVLPFDNRVVGIKLTGKQLEALLTAPLEAGHGFPQLAGGKLDFDRAHPGTTKVTLADGSAIDPAKTYVLATNDFLANGGDGTKAVMDGVGKKNVTETGKLVRDAFLSYLKAQPQPVPAPKVPDPK